The Gordonia sp. KTR9 genome contains a region encoding:
- a CDS encoding fumarate reductase/succinate dehydrogenase flavoprotein subunit has product MAEPERYEYDVVVIGAGGAGLRAVIEARERGYSVAVVCKSLFGKAHTVMAEGGCAASMGNANSKDNWQTHFQDTMRGGKFLNNWRMAELHAKEAPDRVWELETYGALFDRTADGRISQRNFGGHTYPRLAHVGDRTGLELIRTMQQKIVSLQQEDFAATGDYESRIKVFAECTITDLLKDGDAIAGAFGYWRESGRFILFEAPAVVLATGGIGKSFKVTSNSWEYTGDGHALALRAGASLINMEFIQFHPTGMVWPPSVKGILVTEGVRGDGGVLKNTDGKRFMFDYIPPVFKGQYAETEKEADEWLADNDSARRTPDLLPRDEVARAINEEVKAGRGTEHGGVYLDIASRMPAEEIMRRLPSMHHQFKELADVDITAEPMEVGPTCHYVMGGIEVDPDTAASRVPGLFAAGECSGGMHGSNRLGGNSLSDLLVFGRRAGLGAAAYVESLTTRPAVSAGDIDRAAASALAPFDPPAEGKPENPYTLHTDLQQAMNDLVGIIRKEAEMQEAIGVLADLRTRLGGMQVEGHRQFNPGWHLAVDLRNMLLVCECVAKAALLRTESRGGHTRDDHPAMDSSWRNALLVCTADLDGDGPVPEVSVVRTEQTPMRPDLMELFEFQEVEKYYTADEIAGHPGAGGERAEGHSED; this is encoded by the coding sequence ATGGCCGAGCCGGAACGCTACGAGTACGACGTCGTTGTCATCGGTGCGGGTGGCGCCGGGCTGCGCGCGGTCATCGAGGCCCGCGAACGGGGTTACTCGGTTGCCGTCGTGTGCAAGTCGCTGTTCGGCAAGGCCCACACCGTCATGGCGGAGGGCGGATGTGCCGCATCGATGGGCAACGCCAACTCGAAAGACAACTGGCAGACCCATTTCCAGGACACGATGCGTGGCGGCAAGTTCCTCAACAACTGGCGCATGGCCGAGCTGCACGCGAAAGAGGCCCCCGACCGGGTCTGGGAACTCGAAACCTACGGCGCGCTGTTCGACCGGACCGCCGACGGACGGATCTCGCAGCGCAACTTCGGCGGTCACACCTATCCGCGACTCGCGCACGTAGGCGATCGCACCGGGCTGGAGCTGATCCGGACGATGCAACAGAAGATCGTCTCGCTCCAGCAGGAGGACTTCGCCGCCACCGGCGACTACGAGTCGCGCATCAAGGTGTTCGCCGAGTGCACGATCACCGACCTGCTCAAGGACGGCGACGCCATCGCCGGAGCATTCGGGTACTGGCGCGAATCGGGCCGCTTCATCCTGTTCGAGGCACCGGCGGTGGTTCTCGCGACCGGGGGTATCGGCAAGTCGTTCAAGGTGACCTCCAATTCGTGGGAATACACCGGCGACGGCCACGCGCTCGCGCTCCGGGCCGGGGCGAGCCTGATCAACATGGAGTTCATCCAGTTCCACCCGACCGGGATGGTCTGGCCGCCCAGCGTCAAGGGCATCCTGGTGACCGAGGGCGTGCGAGGTGACGGCGGAGTTCTCAAGAACACCGACGGCAAGCGCTTCATGTTCGATTACATCCCACCGGTCTTCAAGGGGCAGTACGCCGAGACCGAGAAAGAGGCCGACGAATGGCTGGCCGACAACGACAGCGCCCGCCGAACCCCGGACCTGTTGCCCCGCGATGAGGTCGCGCGGGCGATCAACGAGGAGGTCAAGGCCGGGCGCGGCACCGAGCACGGCGGCGTGTACCTCGACATCGCGTCCCGGATGCCTGCCGAGGAGATCATGCGCCGGCTCCCGTCGATGCATCACCAGTTCAAAGAACTCGCCGACGTCGACATCACTGCCGAACCGATGGAGGTGGGGCCCACCTGTCACTACGTGATGGGCGGGATCGAGGTCGATCCGGACACGGCCGCCTCGCGGGTGCCGGGACTGTTCGCGGCGGGTGAGTGTTCCGGTGGGATGCACGGCTCGAACCGGTTGGGCGGCAACTCGCTGTCGGACCTGCTGGTCTTCGGCCGGCGCGCCGGGCTCGGCGCGGCGGCGTACGTCGAATCGCTGACGACGCGGCCCGCGGTCTCCGCCGGTGACATCGACCGGGCTGCGGCGTCGGCTCTGGCGCCCTTCGATCCGCCGGCAGAGGGCAAACCGGAAAACCCCTACACCCTGCACACCGACCTGCAACAGGCCATGAACGACCTGGTCGGGATCATCCGGAAAGAGGCCGAGATGCAGGAGGCGATCGGTGTCCTCGCCGACCTGCGAACCCGGCTGGGCGGTATGCAGGTCGAAGGGCACCGCCAGTTCAATCCGGGCTGGCATCTCGCGGTCGACCTGCGCAACATGCTGCTGGTCTGCGAGTGCGTCGCGAAAGCCGCGCTCCTGCGTACCGAGAGCCGCGGTGGACACACCCGCGACGATCACCCCGCGATGGACTCGAGCTGGCGCAATGCCTTGCTGGTCTGCACCGCGGATCTCGACGGGGACGGTCCGGTTCCCGAAGTCAGCGTCGTGCGTACGGAACAGACCCCCATGCGGCCGGACCTGATGGAGTTGTTCGAGTTCCAGGAGGTCGAGAAGTACTACACCGCAGACGAGATCGCCGGTCATCCCGGCGCCGGAGGCGAACGAGCCGAGGGACATTCGGAGGACTGA
- a CDS encoding DUF1345 domain-containing protein encodes MNDDDRVPGENLPRAEQRWTASGFVLVAMAIPFLLPARYAAGVSWLLPAIEGTVLLMLIVVDPGRIDRPGRWVRALSIGLVVAIAAGAAWAAGRLVWDLLYGNPQTEAANELLVAGALVWLQTVIAFAFLYWELDGGGPVNRHLHPAERPDLAFPQQLEPRLAAPDWRPVFFDYLYLALTNATAFSPTDVMPLSRRSKLAMASQSLLSIVILSLVVANAVNLLD; translated from the coding sequence ATGAACGATGACGACCGAGTTCCCGGGGAGAACCTGCCCCGCGCCGAGCAACGCTGGACGGCATCGGGGTTCGTGCTGGTCGCGATGGCGATCCCGTTCCTGCTCCCCGCGCGCTACGCCGCCGGCGTCTCCTGGCTGCTCCCGGCGATCGAGGGGACCGTGCTGCTGATGCTGATCGTGGTGGATCCCGGCCGGATCGACCGTCCCGGACGGTGGGTCCGAGCACTCTCGATCGGTCTCGTCGTGGCCATCGCCGCAGGGGCGGCCTGGGCTGCGGGACGACTCGTGTGGGACCTCCTGTACGGCAACCCGCAGACCGAGGCGGCGAACGAGTTGCTGGTCGCCGGAGCGCTCGTCTGGCTGCAGACCGTCATCGCGTTCGCGTTCCTCTACTGGGAACTCGACGGCGGCGGTCCGGTGAACCGGCACCTACACCCGGCCGAACGCCCCGATCTCGCGTTTCCTCAGCAGCTCGAGCCGCGGTTGGCAGCACCGGACTGGCGGCCCGTCTTCTTCGACTACCTCTACCTGGCACTGACGAACGCAACTGCGTTCAGTCCCACCGACGTGATGCCGCTGTCGCGTCGCTCGAAGCTCGCGATGGCATCGCAGTCACTGTTGTCGATCGTCATCCTCAGCCTGGTCGTGGCCAACGCGGTCAATCTCCTCGACTAG
- a CDS encoding pirin family protein: MSETRATTTTSPQVIRGADRYVFRSEWLDSRQSFPVTGNFDLTANAHGVLLVHNDDRVDAGEGFEAHFHRDAEIVAWVLEGAVAHRDSFGNAGVITPGVAQRMSAGRGITHTEANASRRGEDRDLRVVQMWVAPEHAGGEPGYAERDFSADLATGALVTVASGMAGHATTTAISLKNPDAALHVARLGPGQSVTLPPAPFGHLYVARGVVDLDDGARLVEGDALRTTDHGALIVSTTTEAEILFWEMHTTFSR, from the coding sequence ATGAGCGAAACACGGGCCACGACCACGACGTCGCCGCAGGTCATCCGAGGCGCCGACCGGTACGTCTTCCGGAGCGAGTGGCTCGACTCCCGCCAGTCCTTCCCGGTCACCGGAAACTTCGACCTGACCGCGAATGCACACGGCGTCCTGCTCGTCCACAACGACGATCGCGTCGACGCCGGCGAAGGTTTCGAGGCCCACTTCCACCGCGACGCCGAGATCGTCGCGTGGGTTCTCGAAGGCGCAGTGGCTCATCGTGATTCGTTCGGCAACGCCGGCGTGATCACCCCCGGCGTCGCGCAGCGGATGAGCGCGGGTCGCGGAATCACCCACACCGAGGCGAACGCTTCCCGGCGCGGCGAAGACCGGGACCTGCGTGTCGTCCAGATGTGGGTTGCTCCCGAGCACGCCGGGGGTGAACCCGGTTACGCCGAGCGCGATTTCAGCGCCGACCTCGCCACCGGCGCGCTGGTGACGGTTGCTTCCGGAATGGCCGGACACGCCACCACCACGGCGATCTCGCTCAAGAACCCGGACGCGGCACTGCACGTCGCGCGTCTCGGACCCGGACAATCGGTCACCCTGCCCCCGGCACCGTTCGGACATCTCTACGTGGCCCGGGGCGTCGTCGACCTCGACGACGGCGCACGACTCGTCGAGGGTGACGCTCTGCGCACGACCGACCACGGCGCCCTCATCGTCTCCACGACAACCGAAGCCGAGATCCTGTTCTGGGAGATGCACACGACGTTTTCCCGCTGA
- the aqpZ gene encoding aquaporin Z has product MPSPSPAARLAAEFFGTFWLVFGGCGSAIYAAKQIAQSEDGQDTFQVGIGFLGVALAFGLTVVTMAYAVGHVSGAHFNPAITLGAAVSGRLSWKDLPTYWIAQVVGGLLAGLMLFLIAKGQPGFEAEGNMAANGFGEHSPGNYSLAAVLIAEILLTAFFLIVILGATDGRAPAGFGPLAIGLCLTLIHLISIPISNTSVNPARSTAVAFFNGNGAPGQLWAFWLAPLIGGLIGGLLYPLLFQNGKRSAAEPDRVETADA; this is encoded by the coding sequence ATGCCTTCTCCGTCGCCCGCAGCACGACTTGCGGCTGAGTTCTTCGGCACCTTCTGGTTGGTGTTCGGCGGATGCGGTAGTGCCATCTACGCCGCCAAGCAGATCGCCCAATCCGAAGACGGCCAGGACACCTTCCAGGTCGGAATCGGATTCCTCGGTGTCGCGCTGGCTTTCGGACTGACCGTGGTCACCATGGCCTACGCGGTCGGGCACGTGTCGGGAGCACACTTCAATCCCGCGATCACGCTCGGTGCCGCCGTCAGCGGTCGCCTGTCCTGGAAAGATCTGCCCACCTACTGGATCGCGCAGGTCGTCGGTGGTCTGCTCGCCGGTCTGATGCTCTTCCTCATCGCGAAAGGTCAACCCGGTTTCGAAGCCGAGGGCAACATGGCCGCCAACGGATTCGGCGAACACTCCCCCGGCAACTACTCTCTGGCCGCGGTGCTGATCGCGGAGATCCTGTTGACGGCTTTCTTCCTGATCGTGATCCTGGGTGCGACCGACGGTCGCGCTCCCGCCGGCTTCGGTCCACTGGCCATCGGCCTGTGCCTCACCCTGATCCATCTGATCTCGATCCCGATCAGCAACACCTCGGTCAACCCGGCACGGTCGACGGCCGTCGCCTTCTTCAACGGCAACGGCGCCCCCGGTCAGCTGTGGGCCTTCTGGCTCGCCCCGCTGATCGGCGGACTCATCGGCGGCCTCCTCTACCCCCTGCTGTTCCAGAACGGCAAGCGCTCGGCCGCCGAGCCGGACCGGGTCGAGACAGCCGACGCCTGA
- a CDS encoding IS110 family transposase, giving the protein MIVQGTSVGLDVHARSVVAHAIDEDSGNVIRETLVPDAATIVSWLHSLAPPVRVAYEAGPTGFGLARAITAAGMECVVAAPSKLQRPAGDRVKTDARDAAHLAKLLRLGEVVAVGVPEEGTEAARDLVRAREDARSDLMRARHRLSKLLLRQGIVYSGGKPWTGVHQQWLQRQRFELPLLQAAFDNDLDAVLSVTARRDRLDELIEQTAATDPWRAVVTRLSCLRGVSTLTAFALAVEIGDWSRFSGATIGPYAGLVPSEYSTGGTRSQGSITKAGNAHVRRLLVEAAWQHRRPYGTPGQTMRRRWEAASPSARARGHAGNRRLHKRWQQFDRRSKHPCVANTAIARELAGWCWSLAVLDD; this is encoded by the coding sequence GTGATTGTTCAGGGTACAAGTGTCGGATTGGATGTTCACGCACGTTCGGTGGTCGCTCACGCCATCGATGAGGACAGCGGCAACGTGATTCGGGAGACGTTGGTTCCCGATGCGGCGACCATCGTGAGCTGGCTTCACAGCTTGGCTCCGCCTGTGCGGGTTGCCTACGAGGCCGGTCCGACGGGTTTCGGATTGGCTCGGGCGATCACTGCGGCCGGGATGGAGTGTGTGGTTGCCGCGCCCTCGAAGCTGCAACGGCCAGCCGGGGACCGCGTCAAGACCGATGCCCGAGACGCTGCGCACCTGGCGAAGTTGCTGCGCCTGGGCGAGGTAGTCGCGGTCGGTGTGCCCGAGGAGGGTACCGAAGCGGCCCGTGATCTGGTCCGCGCCCGCGAGGACGCTCGCAGCGACCTGATGCGGGCGCGGCATCGATTGTCCAAACTGCTTCTGCGCCAGGGGATCGTCTACTCCGGCGGGAAACCCTGGACCGGTGTTCATCAACAGTGGCTGCAGCGTCAACGTTTCGAGCTGCCGCTGTTGCAAGCCGCCTTCGACAACGACCTGGACGCGGTGTTGAGCGTGACCGCACGCCGAGACCGCCTCGATGAGCTGATCGAACAGACCGCGGCCACCGATCCGTGGCGGGCTGTGGTCACCCGATTGTCATGTCTGCGGGGTGTGTCGACGCTGACCGCGTTCGCTCTGGCCGTCGAGATCGGCGACTGGTCGAGGTTCAGTGGCGCCACGATCGGCCCCTACGCCGGGTTGGTGCCCTCGGAATACTCGACCGGCGGTACCCGCAGTCAGGGATCGATCACCAAGGCCGGGAACGCCCACGTGCGGCGGTTGCTGGTCGAGGCGGCCTGGCAACACCGGCGGCCCTACGGCACGCCCGGACAGACCATGCGCCGTCGGTGGGAGGCCGCCTCACCCTCGGCCCGCGCCCGTGGCCATGCCGGCAACCGACGGCTACACAAGCGTTGGCAACAATTCGACCGCCGCAGCAAACATCCCTGCGTGGCCAACACCGCGATCGCTCGTGAGCTCGCCGGCTGGTGCTGGTCGCTGGCGGTGCTCGACGACTAA
- a CDS encoding 2-hydroxyacid dehydrogenase, whose translation MTESRSDVLKVVVGERNFAPHRELFESLLPAGVDTSWHAAFDEAALVADLADADVYVGGRVTPAMARAGSGLRLVLTGGAGTDKVSFDDLPVHTEVANTFHHEDSIAEYIAAAVVTVRRDLLVQDAALRQGSWASAVYRDGVPQPQTLRGAMIGYVGFGHIGRRTADLMGAFGARACAVTGSGRVSDASGLEWYGDTADLGRLMTESDVVVVSAPLTSSTTGMIDAAQLRRLGASGVLVNVGRGPLVVERDLFEALRDGVIGGAAIDVWYRYPTAGDHADPSELPFGELPNVLMTPHISGVTRDTFIGRVHDITDNISRLRSGREILRVVSRPQSASATV comes from the coding sequence GTGACGGAGTCGCGGAGCGATGTCCTGAAAGTCGTGGTGGGCGAACGCAATTTCGCGCCGCACCGCGAACTGTTCGAGAGCCTGCTGCCCGCCGGTGTCGACACCTCGTGGCACGCGGCCTTCGACGAGGCCGCACTCGTGGCCGATCTGGCCGACGCCGATGTCTATGTCGGCGGCCGGGTGACGCCGGCGATGGCACGAGCAGGTTCGGGGCTGCGGCTGGTGCTCACCGGCGGTGCCGGCACCGACAAGGTGAGTTTCGATGATCTCCCGGTGCACACCGAGGTGGCCAACACGTTTCACCATGAGGACTCGATCGCCGAGTACATCGCCGCCGCGGTGGTGACGGTGCGCCGCGACCTTCTCGTCCAGGACGCGGCCCTCCGGCAGGGGTCGTGGGCGTCGGCGGTCTATCGAGACGGCGTTCCGCAACCACAGACCCTCCGCGGGGCCATGATCGGTTATGTCGGCTTCGGCCACATCGGTCGGCGAACCGCGGATCTGATGGGGGCGTTCGGCGCGCGGGCCTGTGCGGTGACGGGTTCCGGCCGGGTCTCCGACGCCTCCGGGCTCGAATGGTACGGCGACACCGCCGATCTCGGTCGTCTGATGACGGAGTCCGACGTCGTGGTCGTCTCCGCGCCGCTGACGTCGAGCACGACAGGGATGATCGACGCCGCGCAGCTGCGACGGCTCGGGGCCTCGGGTGTGCTGGTGAACGTGGGCCGCGGCCCGCTCGTGGTCGAGCGGGATCTGTTCGAGGCGCTACGGGACGGGGTGATCGGTGGCGCCGCGATCGACGTCTGGTATCGCTATCCGACCGCCGGTGACCACGCGGATCCGTCGGAACTGCCGTTCGGCGAATTGCCCAATGTTCTGATGACCCCCCACATCTCGGGAGTCACCCGCGACACCTTCATCGGGCGGGTGCACGACATCACCGACAACATCTCCCGGCTGCGGTCGGGACGAGAGATCTTGCGCGTCGTCAGCAGGCCTCAATCGGCCAGCGCAACCGTGTGA
- a CDS encoding enolase C-terminal domain-like protein: MTTATSAPRATTTPVVTEMRVIPVAGRDSMLLNLSGAHAPFFTRNLVVLTDSEGNQGVGEVPGGEPIRTTLDDARPIVEGRGIGEYNAVLQDIRRTFADRDRGGRGDQTFDQRITIHAVTAVESALLDLVGQHLRVPVAALLGEGQQRDRVAALGYLFFVGDRTKTNLDYADGAGEADDWMRLRHQEALDAEGVVALAEAAQKRYGFADFKLKGGVLSPDEEADVVTALAERFPTARVTLDPNGGWLLEEAIRIGGRLRDVVAYAEDPVGPEGRFSGREVMAEFKRATGLPTATNMIATDWRELGHTIRTNAVDIPLADPHFWTMAGSVRVAQLCDAWGLTWGSHSNNHFDVSLAMFTHVAAAAPGEITAIDTHWIWQDGQRLTTEPYEIVDGHLSVPDRPGLGVELDMEQVEAAHQLYRTEGLGTRDDAIGMQFLIPDWTFDSKRPALVRS, translated from the coding sequence ATGACGACAGCGACTTCGGCGCCGCGCGCCACGACGACCCCGGTCGTCACCGAGATGCGGGTGATCCCGGTTGCCGGACGGGACAGCATGCTGCTCAACCTCTCCGGTGCGCACGCCCCGTTCTTCACGCGCAACCTCGTGGTCCTCACCGACTCCGAGGGCAACCAGGGGGTCGGCGAGGTCCCCGGCGGTGAACCGATCCGGACCACGCTCGATGATGCGCGTCCGATCGTCGAGGGGCGCGGTATCGGCGAGTACAACGCGGTCCTGCAGGACATCCGGCGGACCTTCGCCGACCGCGACCGGGGTGGACGCGGAGACCAGACCTTCGACCAGCGCATCACGATCCACGCGGTGACAGCAGTCGAATCGGCTCTGCTGGATCTCGTGGGCCAGCACCTCCGGGTACCGGTGGCCGCTCTGCTGGGAGAGGGACAGCAACGCGACCGGGTCGCCGCGCTGGGCTACCTGTTCTTCGTCGGGGACCGCACCAAGACGAACCTGGACTATGCCGACGGTGCCGGCGAGGCCGACGACTGGATGCGCCTGCGCCATCAAGAGGCTCTCGACGCGGAGGGCGTCGTCGCGCTCGCCGAGGCGGCCCAGAAGCGCTACGGTTTCGCCGATTTCAAGTTGAAGGGCGGAGTTCTGTCGCCCGATGAGGAGGCCGATGTCGTCACCGCGCTCGCCGAACGCTTTCCGACGGCGCGGGTGACCCTGGACCCCAACGGCGGGTGGTTGCTCGAGGAAGCGATCCGGATCGGTGGACGCCTGCGCGATGTGGTCGCGTACGCCGAGGATCCGGTGGGGCCGGAGGGCAGGTTCTCCGGTCGTGAGGTCATGGCCGAGTTCAAACGCGCGACCGGACTCCCGACCGCGACGAACATGATCGCGACCGACTGGCGCGAGCTGGGACATACGATCCGGACGAACGCCGTCGACATCCCGTTGGCGGATCCGCATTTCTGGACCATGGCCGGCTCCGTGCGCGTTGCGCAGCTGTGTGATGCCTGGGGCCTCACCTGGGGCTCGCACTCCAACAACCACTTCGACGTCTCGCTGGCGATGTTCACGCACGTCGCGGCCGCCGCGCCGGGCGAGATCACCGCGATCGACACGCACTGGATCTGGCAGGACGGACAGCGCCTGACCACCGAGCCGTACGAGATCGTCGACGGCCATCTCTCGGTTCCCGACCGGCCAGGACTCGGCGTCGAACTCGACATGGAGCAGGTGGAAGCGGCCCATCAGCTGTACCGCACCGAAGGACTCGGAACGCGCGACGACGCGATCGGGATGCAGTTCCTCATCCCGGACTGGACCTTCGACAGCAAACGTCCCGCACTCGTGCGGAGCTGA
- a CDS encoding sulfite exporter TauE/SafE family protein, protein MSVVACVVIAVAVFLASCMQASIGFGMGMLAAPVVALVAPTLLPGMLIASATTVTLLVVIRERGSLDLRGTGWALIGRVPGTIAGALLLVWLPTRGLSLLLAAVVLGGVAVASVGWRPAPVRRNLATAGAASGLLGTATSIGGPPMALVYSGKENAHVRSNMSAFFLVGSLMSLGALAATGSLRAEILWAFLALTPIVVLGFVASRVVNRVLDRNRLRTVSITVSAIGAALLIGQQIFF, encoded by the coding sequence GTGAGCGTCGTCGCATGCGTGGTCATCGCCGTCGCCGTCTTCCTGGCGTCGTGCATGCAGGCCTCGATCGGCTTCGGGATGGGCATGCTCGCGGCACCGGTGGTTGCTCTGGTGGCGCCGACGCTGCTTCCCGGCATGTTGATCGCCTCCGCGACGACCGTGACGTTGCTGGTCGTCATCCGCGAGCGGGGGAGCCTGGACCTGCGCGGTACCGGGTGGGCGCTGATCGGCCGGGTCCCCGGGACCATCGCGGGCGCCCTGTTGCTGGTGTGGTTGCCGACCCGTGGGCTGTCGCTGTTGCTGGCCGCGGTCGTCCTCGGCGGGGTCGCGGTCGCGTCGGTCGGGTGGCGGCCGGCACCTGTGCGCCGCAACCTGGCGACCGCTGGCGCGGCGTCGGGATTGCTCGGCACGGCGACGTCCATCGGTGGACCACCCATGGCACTGGTGTACTCCGGCAAGGAGAACGCACACGTTCGCAGCAACATGAGTGCGTTCTTCCTCGTCGGAAGTCTGATGTCGCTGGGCGCCCTCGCCGCGACCGGGAGCCTCCGAGCGGAGATCCTCTGGGCATTCCTCGCACTGACACCGATCGTCGTCCTGGGCTTCGTCGCCTCCCGCGTCGTCAACCGGGTGCTCGACCGGAACCGGCTGCGCACCGTGTCGATCACGGTGTCGGCCATCGGCGCCGCCCTGCTCATCGGGCAACAGATCTTCTTCTGA
- a CDS encoding ABC transporter ATP-binding protein codes for MPETTTRFDKAPAPAGGVTPDTSRVLEVRDVGKTFAVSGKGGRKQLRALDGIDLELRRGETLGLVGESGCGKSTLARTLMMLERPDSGTVRWDGTDPYRLKGKDLLALRRKVQMVFQDPYASLNNRMTAAEIIGEPWRTHKDLYPRKRDRAARVRELLHLVGLRPSDEHRSPQEFSGGQRQRLGIARALALDPEVIICDEPVSALDLSVQAQVLNLLNELQQELDISYIFISHDLSVVRHVADRVAVMYLGRIVETGSTEAVFDHPAHPYTEALMSAAPTLDAENRRERILLSGEVPSPLNPPSGCRFRTRCAHATDVCATALPPAVADGHQAGHVAECYHPRGRVALGMPAPAA; via the coding sequence ATGCCTGAGACGACGACGAGGTTCGACAAGGCCCCGGCTCCGGCGGGCGGGGTCACCCCCGACACGAGCCGGGTCCTCGAGGTGCGCGACGTCGGAAAGACATTCGCGGTGTCCGGCAAGGGCGGACGCAAGCAACTGCGGGCACTCGACGGGATCGACCTCGAGCTCCGCCGGGGCGAGACACTCGGACTCGTGGGCGAATCAGGTTGCGGCAAATCGACTCTCGCACGGACGCTGATGATGCTCGAGCGTCCCGACTCCGGCACCGTCCGTTGGGACGGCACCGATCCCTATCGGCTCAAGGGCAAGGACCTGCTCGCCCTGCGCCGCAAGGTGCAGATGGTGTTCCAGGATCCGTACGCCTCACTGAACAACCGCATGACGGCGGCCGAGATCATCGGCGAGCCGTGGCGCACCCACAAGGATCTGTACCCCCGCAAACGGGACCGGGCAGCTCGGGTACGCGAACTGCTGCACCTCGTCGGGCTGCGTCCGAGCGACGAACACCGCAGTCCCCAGGAGTTCTCCGGCGGTCAGCGTCAGCGGCTGGGGATCGCTCGCGCGCTGGCGCTCGATCCCGAGGTGATCATCTGCGACGAGCCGGTGTCCGCCCTGGATCTGTCGGTACAGGCACAGGTGCTGAACCTGCTCAACGAACTCCAGCAGGAACTCGACATCTCCTACATCTTCATCTCCCATGACCTGTCCGTGGTCCGGCACGTGGCCGACCGGGTCGCGGTGATGTACCTCGGCAGGATCGTCGAGACGGGCAGCACCGAAGCCGTGTTCGACCATCCCGCGCACCCCTACACCGAGGCGCTGATGTCCGCGGCGCCGACCCTCGACGCCGAGAACCGCCGTGAGCGGATCCTTCTCAGCGGCGAGGTGCCCTCGCCGCTCAACCCGCCGTCGGGATGCCGCTTCCGGACGCGCTGCGCCCATGCCACCGACGTCTGCGCGACCGCCCTCCCGCCGGCCGTTGCCGACGGGCACCAGGCCGGTCACGTCGCCGAGTGCTACCACCCCCGCGGACGGGTCGCGCTGGGCATGCCCGCGCCGGCGGCATGA
- a CDS encoding ABC transporter ATP-binding protein translates to MSAPALDRPDAGTDDRVALDVVDLTVDLRTPTGAVRAVDHVSFRARRGETLALLGESGCGKSMTAQALVGLLDPIASVSDGSITLDSVDLVSASPSKRRNIAGTELAIVFQDALTALNPVYPVGTQLAEPFRIHRRMSRKKARLEAIELMRHVGIPEPESRVDSYPHQFSGGMRQRLLIAMAVALSPKVLLADEPTTALDVTVQAQIMALLSRLRSEHDMAVVLITHDLALVAEQADRVAIMYAGNVVETGPVAEVFGSPKHPYTKGLLDSVPVSAERGADLKSIGGTPPDLHSIPAGCVYQARCPLARARCVQQRPTLTATGADRAAACHFSEEIDNA, encoded by the coding sequence ATGAGTGCTCCTGCCCTCGACCGGCCCGATGCCGGTACCGACGACCGCGTCGCGCTCGACGTCGTCGACCTGACCGTCGATCTGCGGACCCCCACCGGGGCCGTCCGCGCCGTCGATCATGTCTCCTTCCGTGCCCGGCGCGGCGAAACGCTGGCGCTGCTCGGCGAATCCGGGTGCGGCAAGTCGATGACCGCGCAGGCGCTGGTCGGTCTGCTCGACCCGATCGCGTCGGTCTCCGACGGGTCGATCACGCTCGACTCCGTCGACCTGGTCTCCGCGTCGCCGTCGAAGCGGCGCAACATCGCCGGCACCGAACTCGCGATCGTGTTCCAGGACGCACTGACCGCGCTCAACCCGGTCTACCCGGTCGGCACCCAGCTCGCCGAGCCATTCCGCATCCATCGCCGGATGTCGAGGAAGAAGGCCCGCCTCGAGGCGATCGAACTGATGCGTCACGTGGGCATCCCGGAACCGGAGTCCCGGGTCGACTCCTATCCCCACCAGTTCTCGGGCGGGATGCGGCAGCGTCTGCTGATCGCGATGGCGGTGGCGCTGAGCCCCAAGGTGCTGCTCGCCGACGAACCCACCACCGCGCTCGACGTCACGGTGCAGGCCCAGATCATGGCCCTGCTGAGCCGCCTCCGCTCCGAGCACGACATGGCGGTCGTCCTGATCACCCACGACCTCGCGCTCGTCGCCGAACAGGCCGACCGCGTCGCGATCATGTACGCCGGCAACGTCGTCGAGACCGGACCGGTCGCCGAGGTCTTCGGCAGTCCGAAACACCCGTACACCAAGGGACTTCTCGATTCGGTACCCGTCAGTGCCGAACGGGGCGCCGACCTGAAGTCGATCGGCGGGACCCCGCCCGACCTGCACTCCATCCCGGCGGGCTGCGTGTATCAGGCACGGTGTCCGCTGGCTCGGGCGCGGTGCGTCCAGCAACGCCCGACCCTCACGGCCACCGGCGCCGACCGCGCCGCCGCCTGCCACTTCTCGGAGGAGATCGACAATGCCTGA